DNA from Syntrophorhabdaceae bacterium:
TTTTCTTTCTATAACGGCATAACTTCAAAACCTCTCCATTTTTTCTGAGCCTCTTACCTCTTTGATATATCTAATAAACAATTTATTCTTTCAACAGACGAGTTTATTGATATATAATAATGCCTTATGAAAAAGATAATCGTTGATATTGACAATACCCTCTGGCATTTTGCCCCTGTCCTCTATGAAAGGATGAAAGAGGTCAATCCAGATGTAATTCCTTTTATAGACTGGAACAAATTCGATTTCTGGAAATCCTTTATGCCTGCCAAGACATTTTACTCTATCATAAAGGGCATCCATATGGACCAGGAACAGTTCACCCCTTATCCTGATGCTAAATTATTCTTATCTTCCCTTAAGGATTTGGACTTTTACATTATCATTGCAAGCCATAGAGAAAAAGAATCACTCGATGCAACCATAAACTGGCTTAAAAAATATGGTCTTGTATTCCATGAAATTTACCTCAGCTTTGACAAATCTGTTCTCTTTGATGACTGCTGGGCTGTGGTAGATGACAGCAACTTTGTTCTTGATAAGGCAGCAAACGCAGGCATCATAGGCACGGGATTGAAGATGCCCTGGAACGAACACGGGAACTACATGGTATTTGACAACCTAATAGAAATCCTCAAATATTTAAAAGGACATACATAATCCTCTTTAACTGTTTCGGGATGACCTTCAAATTGTTTTTCTCAAAGATTTATCCTGCCAGGACAATTGATGACCTCAAAAGACTTCTATAATGTAAAGATATATGAAAATCAAAAGCCCTTTCATTAGTATGCTTTTAAGTTGAAAAAAAGGAAATGGTAAAGGCAGGGATTAGTGATTGTCCTGCCCACCTATGTAGACTGAAAATATTTACGATGTTCCATTAACATATATAAGTATATCTGGTTAGATGTAGCATAAAGATATGCTATGGCAGTTCAAAATTATACGGAAGTTTATGGCCAAATAATAAGTAATGGATATGTCTATCGTAGCATATGCAAAAATTTTAGCGTAATACTTGTCAGCGACCATGAAAAGGATACGCAAGGGTTATTGGATCAAAGATTGAGAATTGGACGATTTGAACAAGCCATTAGCAGGACATGAAAAACATGCACCATACCCGTGTATCAAATGAAAAATGAAAAAAATTTCATGATCTTTTAGAGATAAGTCTCTCTATCTCTGATTTCACTATATCCATGAGGTATGCCCGCTGTGACGGGATATCTTTTGAATGATATATAGGCTTTGCAATAGACACATATATTGTGCCTTTTGACCTGGGCACATTGAAACCCTCTGGCTGAAGCCATTCTGTCCCTTTTATGGCCACGGGAATTATAGGCACCTCTGCCTTGATGGCAAGATTAAACCCACCTCTTTTAAAAGGAAGGAGTCTTTCTCCTTTTCCCCATGTTCCCTCTGGAAATATCAAAACATTTGTTCCTTCTTTTAAATATTCATATGCCCTGTTTAATGACTTTACTGCATTCCTTGCATTTTTTCTATCCATATCAATATGCCCTCCTGCCTTTAATGCCCAGCCCAGGAAAGGCACAGAAAAAAGTTCCTTTTTTGCCACCCATTTAAAAGGCACATGCAATGCACTGTAAAGGGCGAATATATCAAGAACGCTTCTGTGATTACACATGAATATACAAGGTGAGTGGATATCCTTAAAACCATCTGTGTATACCTTTATGCCGCATATGAAAAGATGCAGTCTTACCCAAAGCCTGGCAATAAAATCATTTATCTTCCCTGAGGGGTCAAAAGCTGCCATAGGAACTGCTATTAAGGATAAAAATATGGTGGAAAAGATAAGGTTTAATAAAGCCAGTAACCTTCTCATCTCTTAAATTTCACATAAAAACTTGTCATTTGAATAAAAATAGTCCTCGAGATTTTAAGCATAGATGACCAAGGATAGATTTTATTCTTCATCCCGGTTGCCCTTTCCGGTTATCAGGCACTCTAATGAGCCTCTATACAGCCTTAATAAAAGTGCTTCACCCTCTGAAACCATCCTGTTATCACATATAACCTCTTTTGTCTTTTTTCTCTGGGCAATACTGTAACCCCTTTTTAGAATATTATCCGGATTTAGGTCTTTTAGTCTCTGGCTAAGCTGTTTGAATGCCTGCCTTTTATTCACCAAATAGATGGAGAGATTATGGAGAAGATTGTTGGTAAGTTCGTCGAGATACATCCTGTATGTGACAATAAAATCCCTTTTATCCTTAAGGTCTAACATAAATTGATAAAGATGGGACCTCTTCTTCTCCACCATTGCCCTCATAGATTGGGCAAGCCTATCTTCTCTCTGTCTTAATATGTCCAGGATTTCATCCTTGTTGGGAACAACCATGCCTGCAGCAGCAGTAGGTGTAGGCGCCCTCGCATCTGCCACAAAATCTGCTATGGTAAAATCTGTCTCATGTCCCACACCAGATACAATAGGTATAACAGATGCATGGATTGCCCTTGCTACAGACTCTTCGTTAAAAGGTGATAGGTCTTCCAGGGAGCCGCCTCCCCTGCCAAGGATAATCACATCCACCTCTCTGGTCGTATTAAGATATGTAATGGCGTCTACTATCTCATTGCATGCCTCATCACCTTGAACCCTTACAGGGTAGATAAGGACGGACATATTGGGAAACCTCTCAAAGATAATCTTGAGCATATCCCTGATGGCTGCCCCTGCAGGAGATGTAATAATCCCTACTTTTTGAGGGAGGAGCGGTAGGGCCTTCTTTTTAGATGCATCAAAAAGCCCTTCTCTTAATAGCTTCTCCTTCATAATCTGGAACTTTAGCTGGAGAAGCCCTAAGCCCCTGACCTCCATCACATCTACAATGAGCCTGTATTCACCCCTTTTTTCATATACATCTACCCTACCTTTACATATGACACTTGTCCCGTCTTTGAACATATCCTCAGGATATCTTCCCCAATAATTGAACATAACAGCCTTAATTATAGATTGGTCATCCTTTAGGGTGAAATACACATGTCCTGAAGGATATAGCTTGAAGTTGGATATCTCGCCTTCCACAAGGATATCCCTGAACTGGTTATTAATGATACGCTTTATCTGGCTCGTAAGGGAGGTGACGGTAAATACAAAAGGCTCCCATGTCAGGGGATTTTTCATTATCTGTATGGTTATTTCTTCTTGAAATAATCCTTTATCAGCTTCATAGAGCAGTATTCACCGCACATACTGCATACATCATTGCGAAGTTCTCTGCCTTTTCTAAATTCTATTATCTTTTCCGGGTCTATGGCACATTTTATCTGACCTTCCCAATCCAGGGCCTTTCTATATACGGACATAGCCTCATCCATCTTGAAGGCATCCTTATTACCTCGCGCAAGGTCTGCTGCATGGGCTGCTATCTTTGTTACTATTACACCATCCCTTACATCTTCAGGACCCGGTAGTCCAAGGTGTTCTGATGGCGTTACATAACATAGGAAATCTGCTCCATAATAGGCAGCAATGGCGCCTCCAATGGCAGATGTTATATGGTCATAACCAGGGGCGATGTCTGTTACAATAGGGCCTAATACATAAAAGGGCGCATCATTGCAAAGCCTCTTCTGGAGAACGATATTTGCCTCTATTTGATTTATAGGCACGTGTCCAGGCCCTTCTATCATGACCTGAACACCCTTTTTAATGGCCTCTGAGCATAATTCACCAAGTATTATAAGCTCCTCTATCTGGCCCCTATCTGTGGCATCGGCAATACAACCCGGTCTTAAGCCATCACCGAGACTCAGGGTCATATCGTATTTCTTTGCAATCTTAAGAAGCCTATCATAATGTTCATATAGGGGGTTTTCCTTTTTATTCACTATTATCCAGTCAGCGAGAAATGCACCTCCCCTGCTCACTATCCCTGTAATCCTGCCCTGCTGTTTTAGTCTTTCCAGAGAACCCTGTGTTACACCGCAGTGGACGGTTATAAAATCCACACCATCCTGACCTTGTTTCTCTATGACATCAAAGAGTTCATCGGGCTCCATCTTTGTTATGGTCTTTTTTTTCTTTACCGTCTCTACAGCTGCCTGATATATAGGCACAGTCCCTAAGGGTATCCCTGCATGGGCAATTATCTCTCTTCTTATGCTGTCAAGGTCGCCGCCTGTGCTTAAATCCATAACCGCATCGGCACCTGCCTTCTTTGCCATCTCGAGTTTTTTAAGCTCTAACTTTATATCTGCCTTTTCCGGTGAGGTTCCAAGGTTGGCATTTACCTTTACCTTCATCCCTTTTCCTACACCCTTGGGCGTAAAGTCTTTGTGTCTGTTATTGGCAAGGATGGCAACCTTTCCTTCTGCTACATATCCACAGAGGGTATTGATATCCATACCCTCATCCTTTGCCACCTGTAACATGGCTTCGGTTGCCTTTCCTTTTCGTGCCTCTACAATGTGATTTTTCATGGTCTTATCATCTCCATCTTTTTAATAACTTCTAAGGGGTCTCTACCAAAAAGCCTAATCATTGGCTCTTTGCCCATATCCCCTATATCATATATAATATCAGGCAGAGTCTCTATACCTGATAGTGCATGCTCAGATAGAAAATCAAGGCTTTTTCCTTCTACTGCCTTTATAGATTCAGGCTCCTTCTGCCTATCAAAAAATAACACCCACAAGCCTTTCCTCTCTGCTGTCTCTATTATAGCCTTATCATATCTTATATTTGCACATGACCTGACAAAGGGATAGCGCCTCATCATACCTAATATCAGGCGTGCCACATGGCTTGATGCCCCAAAACACGGCTCTCCCTTCAAATAAATCTTCCCTTTATGGACAGATATCCTTCCTGGAAATGCTGCCACATCTTCTATGTTTGTGGCGTTTTGAAGAGCAAAACCGATATTCATCTGGACAGCAGGGACAAGCTCAACAGGATTTAATCCTTCCAAGAGTTTGCCTGCCTGTTTAAGCATCTCTATTACCTGCCATTTGTTTGCATCATGGGAATTTAAGATATCCGTTGAAATATAGTGATAACCGGTTTCTGTAATCCTATAGGCACTGTATAAAAGGTCTTTTATTTTTGATTCTGTGGCATTAAATGCCTCTTTCATGGGATAACCAAGGCATAGATAAGATGCGAGAAGGGAAGAGAACACACACCCTGTGCCGTGAACCTCCATATGGAGCCTTTCCTTGCCATATCTTGTAAAATCCTTGCCATCAAAGAGGATGTCTATAGGGTCACCCTTTATATGCCCGCCCTTTAGAATCACATATCTTGCACCTAAGGCATATATTGCCTTTGCAGCTTCCTCCATAGAGCCTTCATCTGTTATGGTATTCCCTGTCAATATCCCTGCCTCATCTGCATTGGGGGTCATGACTGTCAAAAGGGGAATGAGCCCATCTTTTAGAACTTTTATACCTTTTTCTGTTAAAAGACCTGTTTTATTCTTTGATGAAAAAACAGGGTCAAGGACGATGGGTATCTCTCTTTTATATGATTTTATAAAGGATATAATCTTCTCTATATGGTCCTCACTGAAAAGCACCCCCATCTTTATGGCATCTATATCTGTATGGGCAACAAGATGGAGCATTCGTGACAATTCATCTGTGGGAATGGGATAGACATCGGTCACCCCTAAAGGACCTTGATTTACTATGCAGGTAGGGACGGATATCCCATGGATACCCATAGATTGGAATACATCCATGTCCTTTGTTATCCCTGCCCCTCCTGAAGGGTCAAAACCTGCTATGGTAAGGATCTTTTTCATTTCATCCTTTCTATTATTAACTCCGCCACCTTTCTACCTGAAAGTAACATACCACCGAAAATAGGTCCCATCCTGTATGAACCAAACGTGGCGTTTGCACTCATGCCAGCCACATATAAACCGGAAAATACCTCTTTTGTATTCTCCAGAGTCATCGTCTCTGCCACATCGGCCCACATGGATTTTTCGCCTTCTACCTTTCCTGAAGGGGTATTGAGCCTTACATCCATCTTTCTTTCAAGAACCCTAACGACCTCTAAGGGATGCCCTGTAGCATCAATAACAAATTTTGACATGATGGTTAATGGGTCTACATGCAATCCAGCCATCTCTACTGCGGTCCAGTTTATTACAACCCCGGCAACCCTGTCCTGTCTCACCACAAGGTCTTCTATACTGATGAGATTAAATATATGCGCCCCTGCCTTTACAGCATTAAAGCATATCCCTGATACTGCCTCTACTGAATCGACAGTATAATAGCCCGGTGTATAGGGTTTTGTCCTGATATTGAGCATATCCAGTATTTCTCTGCTCTCCTCCTGAACAACTATCTCGTTGAACATCATACCTCCACCCCACATACCACCGCCTATGGAGAGCTTTCTTTCAAACACAGCCACCTTCAACCCGCCACGGGCAAGAAAATATGCTGCTACAAGACCTGAAGGACCTGCACCGCATACTGCCACATCGAGCTCCAGATTTGATATGAGTTTCTCTGAAAAACGCTCAATAATTGCCTTCGTAACAATTTTTTCGTCTATCATCTGTCCACCTTAACTGATTATTTTTTGTAAGCAATATAGCATATTTTGGATTTTAAAGGGTAATAAAAATTAGTTCGACGGGGTCTTCCAGACCCTTACAGATAATTACGGTGAATAAGCGCCTATGTCTTATCTTGTCTTTTATCTATCTATGCCTTTTTTGACCAGTTCTTTACCTTTATCTGTGAGCCAGCATGCCCTATAGGTATCACCTGCTACGGTGCCGCCAAGACCTGTCTCGACAAGTCCCTTTTTATAAAGGCCCTTGAGTATCTCTTTGTCGGTTTTTTTGTCGCAAACCTTGTCAATCATGGTTGCCCGTTTGTATGCTCCACCTGTAAATTGATTCTCATCTATCTTGATGAGCATTTCAAGCTCTTCCTTGGTAATATCCTTAAAATCCATCTCTAAAAAC
Protein-coding regions in this window:
- a CDS encoding lysophospholipid acyltransferase family protein, whose translation is MRRLLALLNLIFSTIFLSLIAVPMAAFDPSGKINDFIARLWVRLHLFICGIKVYTDGFKDIHSPCIFMCNHRSVLDIFALYSALHVPFKWVAKKELFSVPFLGWALKAGGHIDMDRKNARNAVKSLNRAYEYLKEGTNVLIFPEGTWGKGERLLPFKRGGFNLAIKAEVPIIPVAIKGTEWLQPEGFNVPRSKGTIYVSIAKPIYHSKDIPSQRAYLMDIVKSEIERLISKRS
- the xseA gene encoding exodeoxyribonuclease VII large subunit; translation: MKNPLTWEPFVFTVTSLTSQIKRIINNQFRDILVEGEISNFKLYPSGHVYFTLKDDQSIIKAVMFNYWGRYPEDMFKDGTSVICKGRVDVYEKRGEYRLIVDVMEVRGLGLLQLKFQIMKEKLLREGLFDASKKKALPLLPQKVGIITSPAGAAIRDMLKIIFERFPNMSVLIYPVRVQGDEACNEIVDAITYLNTTREVDVIILGRGGGSLEDLSPFNEESVARAIHASVIPIVSGVGHETDFTIADFVADARAPTPTAAAGMVVPNKDEILDILRQREDRLAQSMRAMVEKKRSHLYQFMLDLKDKRDFIVTYRMYLDELTNNLLHNLSIYLVNKRQAFKQLSQRLKDLNPDNILKRGYSIAQRKKTKEVICDNRMVSEGEALLLRLYRGSLECLITGKGNRDEE
- the thiC gene encoding phosphomethylpyrimidine synthase ThiC; amino-acid sequence: MKNHIVEARKGKATEAMLQVAKDEGMDINTLCGYVAEGKVAILANNRHKDFTPKGVGKGMKVKVNANLGTSPEKADIKLELKKLEMAKKAGADAVMDLSTGGDLDSIRREIIAHAGIPLGTVPIYQAAVETVKKKKTITKMEPDELFDVIEKQGQDGVDFITVHCGVTQGSLERLKQQGRITGIVSRGGAFLADWIIVNKKENPLYEHYDRLLKIAKKYDMTLSLGDGLRPGCIADATDRGQIEELIILGELCSEAIKKGVQVMIEGPGHVPINQIEANIVLQKRLCNDAPFYVLGPIVTDIAPGYDHITSAIGGAIAAYYGADFLCYVTPSEHLGLPGPEDVRDGVIVTKIAAHAADLARGNKDAFKMDEAMSVYRKALDWEGQIKCAIDPEKIIEFRKGRELRNDVCSMCGEYCSMKLIKDYFKKK
- the thiD gene encoding bifunctional hydroxymethylpyrimidine kinase/phosphomethylpyrimidine kinase — translated: MKKILTIAGFDPSGGAGITKDMDVFQSMGIHGISVPTCIVNQGPLGVTDVYPIPTDELSRMLHLVAHTDIDAIKMGVLFSEDHIEKIISFIKSYKREIPIVLDPVFSSKNKTGLLTEKGIKVLKDGLIPLLTVMTPNADEAGILTGNTITDEGSMEEAAKAIYALGARYVILKGGHIKGDPIDILFDGKDFTRYGKERLHMEVHGTGCVFSSLLASYLCLGYPMKEAFNATESKIKDLLYSAYRITETGYHYISTDILNSHDANKWQVIEMLKQAGKLLEGLNPVELVPAVQMNIGFALQNATNIEDVAAFPGRISVHKGKIYLKGEPCFGASSHVARLILGMMRRYPFVRSCANIRYDKAIIETAERKGLWVLFFDRQKEPESIKAVEGKSLDFLSEHALSGIETLPDIIYDIGDMGKEPMIRLFGRDPLEVIKKMEMIRP
- a CDS encoding sulfide-dependent adenosine diphosphate thiazole synthase; amino-acid sequence: MIDEKIVTKAIIERFSEKLISNLELDVAVCGAGPSGLVAAYFLARGGLKVAVFERKLSIGGGMWGGGMMFNEIVVQEESREILDMLNIRTKPYTPGYYTVDSVEAVSGICFNAVKAGAHIFNLISIEDLVVRQDRVAGVVINWTAVEMAGLHVDPLTIMSKFVIDATGHPLEVVRVLERKMDVRLNTPSGKVEGEKSMWADVAETMTLENTKEVFSGLYVAGMSANATFGSYRMGPIFGGMLLSGRKVAELIIERMK